The Candidatus Aquicultor sp. genome includes the window GGGGCCTAATCTTTCTTCCGGGGATACGAATATGCCCTAGGGTGGTATTGACTTACGTCAAATAGTTGTTATCGTCTATCATGGTATACTAGAGTCAGCAAAGATTTGAATGATCTATTGCTGCACGTGAAAGGAGTACAGTATGCCGGAACCAAGAGTTTCGCTTAAAATACTAGGAATTTTTGCCTGTATCGTACTAATCGTATCACTCTCGATAGGATGCCGGAGCAGCAACCGGGTACAAACAAGCCAACCTCAGACACAAGATCAAGCACAAACTCAACCTCAAACGCAGCCCGGAGCCGTACAACAAAATCAGGGCACAAGCGTTTCATCAAGCGAAGTGAGCGGCCCGAAAGTGCTGTACTTTGGGGCACAATGGTGACCGACCTGTAAGGAAACAAAACCGCTGGTCGAGCAGGTTAAAAGAGAGTATAATAATAAGATACCGGTTGTTATGTATGACGTTGATGATACGGCAGGTTCACAGATGGCCGACAAGTACGGTGTTGGGGGATTACCGACGACAGTGTTCATCGGTAAAGATGAAAAAACTGTCAGTCGCTTAGAGGGAGCTGTAACTAAGGAGATTATGGTTAAGGGCATTAACCAGGCCCTAGGAAATAACTAGAAGAGGAGATCAAAAAGCCAATGGTTGCAATGTATGACCGCGACGGAGAATCCAAACGAGTGATAACTCGACTGAAGCGGCTCGAAGGCCAGCTGAGAGGCCTACAGCGTTTGGTCGAAATGGGTGAAGACTGCGAGAGCATTCTTACCCAGTTTGCTGCGGCAAAAGGAGCGTTCCAGAGAGTTGGAGAGCTTATTTTGGCCAGCGTAATTCGCAACTGTGTCGAAAAGGAAACAGCCGACAAATCGCCGAGCGAAAGCATAGAGTCGGCTATTGCCCTTTTCGAGCAATATGTGAGGCATTTGCAGTAAGACCACCTATAAGGTATTTGCAGAATTTAAAAAGACATGATAAAATCGTTTCTGCAATGCGGATGTAGCTCAGTTGGTAGAGCACGACCTTGCCAAGGTCGGGGTCGCGAGTTCGAGTCTCGTCATCCGCTCCAAAAGTGGGAGGGAACTGCTATAATTATGCAGTGTTCTCTCCCATATTTGTAAGTGGCGACGTGGCCGAGTGGCTTAGGCATTGGTCTGCAAAACCAAGTACACCGGTTCGACTCCGGTCGTCGCCTCCAATATGAGTTTGGGCATGTTTACATGCCCTTTTTTATTTACCAGGAGTTGTTGAGGACTATGTCGCAGAAAGATGCAGCAAGCAGAGACGAACAGCAAGAAAAGCGCGTTTTAGGGGTATCTAAGAACGTCTTCTTCTTAGGCTTAACCAGCCTGTTTAATGATATTAGCTCTGAGATGATCTATCCTTTGATACCAATATTCTTGACGACTGTCCTGGGTACACCGGTAGCTTTTGTCGGGCTCATAGAAGGCATAGCGGAATCAACCGCTAGCTTAATGAAGCTCGTATCGGGTAGGCTTTCCGATAGGTTTAACCAGCGAAAATTGCCGGCCGTAATCGGTTATGCGTTAGGAGCGGTAGGAAAGCCCCTTCTCGCGGTATCATTCGTCTGGTGGCAGGCGTTATTCGCGAGATTCACGGATCGACTCGGGAAGGGTATTCGAACAGCCCCGCGAGACGCCCTCATTGCCGACTCAAGCAGCCCGGACGCCTATGGCAGATCGTTCGGCTTTCACCGGACAATGGATACGGTAGGCGCCGCCATAGGGCCCTTAATGGCATTATTCTTGTTTCCTGCCCTTAATCAGAATTTCCGCACATACTTTGCTATCGCTATAATCCCGGCGATTATCAGTATATTTGTGCTCGTAAAGTACGTTACCGAGCCTCGTCGAAGCGATGTTAGCAAGAAGATTGTTCTGGAGCGATTTAGCTTGGCACCGTTCAATCGCAGCTTTAAGATATTTTTACTGATCGCACTGGTGTTTACGCTTGGCAACTCAAGCGATGCGTTCTTAGTGCTTCGAGCGCAGAATGTGGGTATAAGCGTAGCGCTTATCCCGCTAGTTTATCTCATATTTAACCTGGTTAGCGCATCTATAGCGACACCAGCGGGAATTATATCCGATAAAATCGGGCGCAAACGGGTAATAGCTGTCGGGTTTGCAACGTTTTCAGCTGTCTATTTAGGATTCGCGTTAGCAAAGACGACAACGGCGGTTTGGCTGTTGTTTGCAGCATACGGGTTGTACGCGGGGTTTACAGAGAGCATTTTTAAGGCGTATGCTGCCGATCTAGCGCCGGCGAATTTGCGAGGCACAGCATACGGATTGCTCAATCTTGTTCTGGGGATCGCATTGCTTCCTGCAAGTTTTGTAGCAGGGTTGCTATGGCAATACGTAAACCCGGCGGCGACGTTTTATTACGGCAGCGCAATGTCGCTATTTGCCTTAATTCTGTTTGTGCTATTCTCTTTGATGTCAAATAGAGCGCGTGTTTAACGAGGAATAGCCTGGGGTAGTATCTATACGGTTCGCGTCTTGGGGCCTAAAGCGTAAGCTGTCGATTCAAGCATGTAAGGCAGCAAAATTGCAAAAAATGGCGTTTTTCTGTATAATCCATGAAGTGAAAAACGTTTAGGGCGCTTAGCTCAGGGGGAGAGCACTTCCTTGACGCGGAAGGGGTCAGAGGTTCAAATCCTCTAGCGCCCACCAAGAAAGACCAGTTAAACGCTGGCCTTTTGAATTATATGGAAGCCAAAAAGCTGAAAAGCTAAAAACATAGAGTTAAAAATCCCATATCGATACCAATTAGACCAATGAACTATGTTACCGCACTATAAAACCAGCCTAAAAGCAGCATCAAACCAGCATTAAGTAATCTATTCATGCAGAGACTGCGCATTTTGCGTGGTCGCGCACAATGAAGCCATTGCGTGTTCTGCTAACACGGGGCGGGCATTTTTATGTCACAAGCCCAATGTCAGTAGTACTACATAGGCACGGTTGAGCGTAGACTCGCAAAAACCGGCAAAGGTAAGCCGGCAAAAGTGACCGAAGCTGGTTATTTGTACCATAAACCGGCGCAACAGCGAAAGGTAGGTGTGTGTTATTAACGGTAGGAATAAGATAACAATCATCGGGTTCGTAATAGTTTTAATGACACTGTCGATCGCGCTCTATACAGTGAATACGCAAAAGAGTGCGACGGTCGCGAAGCTACAGAAAAAAAATGCTTCGCTAAAATTAGAGGTCTCCAGAAAGATCGACCAACTCAAGATCGAGCAATCAAGAGTCGACGCGCTCATGAGCAGGAATGCGGAAGCGCGCAAGGCTTCCAGCATTAGTAAGCCCGCTCAACCACAGCTTGTATCAAGCAAAAAGAAGGTAAAAGCCAAAGCAAGAAAACGTAAAACACGCAGTCGCGTGCGGGTATCAAGAGGAGCAGTGCGGACGTTTCCCGCCGAACCGACCGTCAGGCAGGTGGGAGTAACCTATTGGTCGGACGAAGCGCAACTAGATGCATTGGTTTGGATTTGCTGCCACGAGTCTATCAGGCCGGGCGCGGTAAGTGCGAACGGATGTAAGGGCTTATTCCAATTGATTAATCCGCCCCGTTGGATGAAGCTCGGCGATGCTGCGAGTGAAACAAAAGCAGGGTGCGAATATATACAGCGCCGTTACGGGACGCCGTCGAAGGCAAAATCATTTTGGCTTGGGCACGGATGGTATTAAACTATCGCAGTTGTTAAGCTTGAAAGCATGAAAATAAGCGAATAACTTCGTATATAAATGCGCCGTGCAAGCGGCGCATTCTTTTATTTACCGGAATAATTAAAGAATTTCTTATTATGAAAAATCCTATTACACGTTTGTTTGTACGTTAAAACGGGAATATAGTGCCTATATGGGTAGCTAGCAAGCGCAATATTGCCGGGCAACGGGCAATATTAGTAAGAAAGGACGAAGAATGAAGACGCTATACTCTAACTTTAGTATCGACAAAAAGCATCCGGGATCAGGCAAAGCCGGCTTTCGCAGGGCGATCGACGCCGAAGGAAAAGTCTATATGCTCGATTTTACCGCGGGGAGATCGCCGCTCGAGCAGAATAGGGCTGAGAACCGCAGTATTTATGACCGTAAAGCCGTTGGCTTTTGGAATCAAGAACGCTTTACGCGGAGCGAGTCTGCGGTTGGTGAGCGCGTTCGACGCCGTGCATGATGTTGGTCAAATAATAGTATGATCGTTTGATGGCGTAATCGGGCATGTCTTTGTACGATGATAGGTCTACGGTTACAAATCCCCCGTATTGAACCCTGTGCAGTGTTTTAAAAAACGAGATCCACTCAATGGTTCCGGCACCCGGAATAAGATAATCACGCCCACCGTATCCTGTGTCTGCAACAGTAATATGCTTGATATAATTACGATACGTATCCATAATGCTGCATGGCGTTTCACACGAGCTGCTTGATCGGCCCACATGAAACGCGATGTTGATGTTGCGGTGCTGCGAGAATACCGCTCGCATAGCATCCGCCGTGGGGAAGAAAAGACCGGGGCCGTACATGAGGCCTACCGACACGCCAAGGTTTTGCGCATACTCGCCAAGCTCCTCGATTTTGGTAATCATGGCGATCAGCAGTCGTCTAGCATCGATGGTTGGATCGGCGACGCCGGGAGTAATCGTTACCGACGGGCAATTCAGCGTTCGTGCTACGCTCACATAGTATTTTATCCGCTCGAGGTAGTGGCGGTTCTGCCAGATCGTACGTTGTAGCGCCTTTACGTGCGCGCTCCTTATAAGGTTATGCACATCGCTGTTCAGGTGGCAGTGTTGTATAGCTATATTTGAAACTTCAAGATCGTGAAAGATTAAAGCATCTTTAACTGCCTGCGTGCAGCCCGAATGGCCGTCGCTCTGGTGAAGACGCTCATGACCGGCCACAATCTCGATACCCTGGTAACCGATCGCGGCGAGCTTTCGTATCGCTTCGGTGAGAGCTATGCCGGTGTATACATTTGAGCTACAGGCAAGTTTAATACGATTCATCATTTCTGGTTGTACCCAGAATCGCATAAAATAAAGCGTTTTACTGGTCTGCAGGGAAGCTTAACGTAAGAGTTGACAGGTGCGAGTCTGATAGCCAAACTAGGAGGCAATGGTGTTTTAACAAAGACGGGTTACGTTCACGGATAGAGAGTGGAGATGCAGACCTTACAACAGAAAAATGTTCTGATAATCGAAGACGATCGCAACATCGCCGAACTGGTCAGACTTTACCTCGATGATCAGGGTTGGCTTACCAGGATATTTGTCGATGGCGGCGATGCGCTCAATTATTTGAAAGATAATCATGTGCACGTAGGGTTGGTCATCCTTGACCTGATGTTGCCGAGCGTAGACGGGTGGGAAATATGCCGTTGGGTGAAGGAAAACACTCATATCCCGGTTATTATCGTAACCGCGCACGGTGAGATTCAGGATAAGCTGAAAGGATTTGAGTTGGGCACCGACGATTATATTGTAAAGCCCTTCGATCCGCTTGAAGTTGTCGCCCGGGTAAAAGCCGTTCTTCGCCGCACGGGCGATAAACCACAATGCCTTGAGTTCCCTAATCTCAGCATAAATCTTGATAGCTATACGGTATTGGTAGCCGGTGAAAAAATGGAGCTTACGCCTCGTGAAATCGAACTGCTGCATTTTCTTGCCAGCTATCCGGGACGTGTCTTCACGCGTGAGTTGCTCTTGCAGCAACTCTGGGGATTCGATTTTCCAGGCAATACACGAACGGTTGACGTACACGTAAACCGGCTCAGAGAAAAACTAGAGGCGGCATCCGATTCGTGCCGAATTACGACGGTATGGGGTGTCGGCTACAAGTTCGAGGTAGGGGACGAGAATGCGGAGCATATTCGCTAAAATCCTGGTATCCGGGCTCTTTATTGCGCTCGTTACCGCGCTCGCCTTGAGTTTTATCCTCTCTTCATTATTTGGCCGCTACTATGAGAATAGAGCCGACCAAGAGCTTAACGAAGGACTCCATGCTGCCGAGACTCTTACAAAAAACTATTTAGCAGGCCGAATACCTTTAAATGCTTATGCACATGCACTGCAAATGGTCGAAGACCTTGAGGGCAGTCACTTTATCATAATTGATAGCCATGGTAAAACCGTTATCAATACAAGACCGCAGATCGGAGGCGGCCTTAGCGAGTCTATGCTAAGGTTACTGGCTCCTCAATTAAGCGACGATCAAATACTAGAGAAGCAGGTTAAGGATTCTGATAGTCAAACCCTGAAAATAGATACCATGACTTCATCGGTATCGGGCGCTAAAATAATTGCATATAACCATTTAATTGATATACGTGAGCCTGTGGAAGAAATCAGCAGACTTGTATGGATTGCTACAGTGCTAGCGTTTTTCATATCGATAATACCTGCGTTTATAATGTCGAAGCACTTCACGGCTGCGCTTGTTAACATGAATGAAGCGGCAAAAACGATCAGCCAGGGCGATTTTAGCGTTCGCGTGACGTCTAACCGGAACGACGAGATCGGGGAACTCGCATCGACGCTCGATTATATGGCGACGCAACTGGACAAGATTGAGCAAACGCGGCAGGATTTCTTAGCAAACGTTTCGCATGAGCTGCGTACACCACTTACATCAATCCGTGGATTCGTGCAGGGTATGTTGGACGGTACGATTCATCCCGAGCAACAAACGGCTTACCTGGCCAGGGTTTACAGTGAGGCCGGACGCCTCTCAAAAATCGTAGACGATTTATTAACACTTGCAAGATTGCAGAGCGGACGGGTGCAATTCGAATGGAAAGAAGAAGACCCGGCCGCTGTGCTCTCCGAAGTCGTTGAGATACTAGAGCCGCAAGCCACTGAAAAGCAGCTCAAGCTCGAGTTAGTTAGGGTAGGCGAAAACCGGAAGCTTAGAACAGATCGCAACCGGTTGGCGCAGATTTATATGAACGTACTAGCCAACGCGATAAAATTTTCGCCGTCAGGTGGGACTATAACCGTAAATTCTGTTTGGAATACCGACGGTTATTACGTGACCGTTCTCGATGAAGGCTCCGGTATACCGGAAGATGAGCTTCCGAGCATCTTTGAACGGTTCTATACCGGCAGCGGGAAAACCGATCGCGAACTGCCCGGATCAGGGCTCGGCTTGGCTATTAGCAAACTGCTTGTTGAAGAACATGCGGGGACAATTACTGCCGTAAATCGCGCCGAAAAAGGCAGCGAATTTACCATTTTCTTTCCCAGCGTTTAAGATGCCCGGGCTGCGGAAATATTTGCTTCGGATTATATTGGATGGCGGATAGCGAGGCGAGGATATAGTCATGGAAGCGCAGCAATTAATCGATGAAGTCCGAAAGCTCAACCAAGATCTTCACAATGAGCATAATTCGAGAACAGTAAACAGCTACATCGACCGTTTCAGTCAACTTTTAAACGAAGCGAAGGCAAAATGGCCGAACGTAGGGCGGCTCGGTATTATCCCCAGACCGAGAAAAGTCGGAAGTAATGCGCCCAAAATCGAAGCGGATACCCAGATGGGGATATTGAAATCCGCCGCCGAGCAGCTCGATATGATGGTCGATAGAAAGGCCAGACAGGCGGCATAAGCGAAAGAAATACAGTCATATACCTACTATTTTCCAACAAACGGCCGCACCAGCCAATGATTCTTCCTTTTAATGGCGACTTCCGGGCATAATTCTTCGCAGCAATAACAGCGAATGCACTTATCATAATCAAACGTAGGCTTTTTATCGACGTAGGTTATCGCGCCGGCCGGGCAACTCTGTTTGCACGTACCGCAGCCCGAACAAATATCGGGGATGGCTAGGTACGGCATAGATGTAGCCAGGCTTTTCAGCGAACCCACCAGCCAACCCGGCGCCTTTTCGTCCGCAAGCTCGCCTTTGGGGTGCTTGAAATCAGGGTCGATGATTTCGGCAAGCGGCGCCCCGGTAATCTCGATATCGTCGATGTTTGCAATCAAACCGCGCACGACCGCCGCTTTGTTCGTATACACATCAAGAGGATTAAAACCGATAACGCTCGACGCAACGCAATCGAGGGCGATTGAATCGGTGGAGGCGAAGAGCGCGCCGATGTGTTTCGGATCGCCGCCCGACGGGCCGTCGCCTTCCATCGCAATAACGCCGTCCATAATGGAAAGAGCAGGTTTAACCGCGAGATAGATGTCGAGC containing:
- a CDS encoding metal-sensitive transcriptional regulator; this encodes MVAMYDRDGESKRVITRLKRLEGQLRGLQRLVEMGEDCESILTQFAAAKGAFQRVGELILASVIRNCVEKETADKSPSESIESAIALFEQYVRHLQ
- a CDS encoding MFS transporter, which codes for MSQKDAASRDEQQEKRVLGVSKNVFFLGLTSLFNDISSEMIYPLIPIFLTTVLGTPVAFVGLIEGIAESTASLMKLVSGRLSDRFNQRKLPAVIGYALGAVGKPLLAVSFVWWQALFARFTDRLGKGIRTAPRDALIADSSSPDAYGRSFGFHRTMDTVGAAIGPLMALFLFPALNQNFRTYFAIAIIPAIISIFVLVKYVTEPRRSDVSKKIVLERFSLAPFNRSFKIFLLIALVFTLGNSSDAFLVLRAQNVGISVALIPLVYLIFNLVSASIATPAGIISDKIGRKRVIAVGFATFSAVYLGFALAKTTTAVWLLFAAYGLYAGFTESIFKAYAADLAPANLRGTAYGLLNLVLGIALLPASFVAGLLWQYVNPAATFYYGSAMSLFALILFVLFSLMSNRARV
- a CDS encoding sugar phosphate isomerase/epimerase, yielding MMNRIKLACSSNVYTGIALTEAIRKLAAIGYQGIEIVAGHERLHQSDGHSGCTQAVKDALIFHDLEVSNIAIQHCHLNSDVHNLIRSAHVKALQRTIWQNRHYLERIKYYVSVARTLNCPSVTITPGVADPTIDARRLLIAMITKIEELGEYAQNLGVSVGLMYGPGLFFPTADAMRAVFSQHRNINIAFHVGRSSSSCETPCSIMDTYRNYIKHITVADTGYGGRDYLIPGAGTIEWISFFKTLHRVQYGGFVTVDLSSYKDMPDYAIKRSYYYLTNIMHGVERAHQPQTRSA
- a CDS encoding response regulator transcription factor, which gives rise to MQTLQQKNVLIIEDDRNIAELVRLYLDDQGWLTRIFVDGGDALNYLKDNHVHVGLVILDLMLPSVDGWEICRWVKENTHIPVIIVTAHGEIQDKLKGFELGTDDYIVKPFDPLEVVARVKAVLRRTGDKPQCLEFPNLSINLDSYTVLVAGEKMELTPREIELLHFLASYPGRVFTRELLLQQLWGFDFPGNTRTVDVHVNRLREKLEAASDSCRITTVWGVGYKFEVGDENAEHIR
- a CDS encoding HAMP domain-containing sensor histidine kinase, coding for MRSIFAKILVSGLFIALVTALALSFILSSLFGRYYENRADQELNEGLHAAETLTKNYLAGRIPLNAYAHALQMVEDLEGSHFIIIDSHGKTVINTRPQIGGGLSESMLRLLAPQLSDDQILEKQVKDSDSQTLKIDTMTSSVSGAKIIAYNHLIDIREPVEEISRLVWIATVLAFFISIIPAFIMSKHFTAALVNMNEAAKTISQGDFSVRVTSNRNDEIGELASTLDYMATQLDKIEQTRQDFLANVSHELRTPLTSIRGFVQGMLDGTIHPEQQTAYLARVYSEAGRLSKIVDDLLTLARLQSGRVQFEWKEEDPAAVLSEVVEILEPQATEKQLKLELVRVGENRKLRTDRNRLAQIYMNVLANAIKFSPSGGTITVNSVWNTDGYYVTVLDEGSGIPEDELPSIFERFYTGSGKTDRELPGSGLGLAISKLLVEEHAGTITAVNRAEKGSEFTIFFPSV